The Saccharopolyspora gloriosae genome has a segment encoding these proteins:
- a CDS encoding nuclear transport factor 2 family protein → MPVAEVRAEIEDLLARYALGYDEGDLDLLADCFTTDAVMSIEIDGAESAGPFHGRDAIVDLVRETARSQSDRRRHVITNLVLEQAGDQARARNYLTLFAVADGALRAIATGSYLSELRRTEQGWRLTRLRIRLDLPY, encoded by the coding sequence ATGCCCGTGGCCGAGGTCCGCGCCGAGATCGAAGACCTGCTGGCCCGCTACGCGCTCGGCTACGACGAGGGCGACCTGGACCTGCTCGCCGACTGCTTCACCACCGACGCGGTGATGTCCATCGAAATCGACGGTGCGGAGTCCGCAGGCCCGTTCCACGGCCGCGACGCGATCGTCGACCTGGTGCGGGAGACGGCCCGGTCCCAGTCGGACCGGCGCAGGCACGTGATCACGAACCTGGTGCTGGAACAGGCGGGCGACCAGGCACGGGCGCGCAACTACCTGACGCTGTTCGCGGTCGCCGACGGCGCGCTGCGCGCGATCGCCACCGGCTCCTACCTCTCCGAGCTGCGCCGCACCGAGCAGGGCTGGCGGCTCACCAGGCTGCGGATTCGGCTGGACCTTCCGTACTGA
- a CDS encoding thioesterase family protein produces the protein MTDDVQRFRLSYGDCDALGIAYFAIYYPWMERTYSSWLHGHGLRSAELAGELGAGTVGVHSEATYLAPVHVFDELTCAPVRERIGTTSYSVGFEFTRDGELVTYGRMTFACRTPEGAKTPIPQRLRELLETLRAATGS, from the coding sequence GTGACGGACGACGTGCAGCGGTTCCGGCTGTCCTACGGGGACTGCGACGCGCTGGGCATCGCGTACTTCGCGATCTACTACCCGTGGATGGAGCGCACCTACAGCAGTTGGCTGCACGGCCACGGCCTGCGTTCCGCCGAGCTCGCCGGTGAACTCGGCGCGGGCACCGTCGGCGTGCACTCCGAAGCGACCTACCTGGCGCCGGTGCACGTGTTCGACGAGCTGACCTGCGCGCCGGTGCGGGAGCGGATCGGCACCACGTCCTATTCGGTGGGCTTCGAGTTCACCCGAGACGGCGAGCTCGTCACCTACGGGCGGATGACCTTCGCCTGCCGAACGCCGGAGGGCGCCAAAACCCCGATTCCGCAACGGCTGCGGGAGCTGCTCGAAACGCTGCGCGCCGCGACGGGAAGTTGA
- a CDS encoding hemolysin family protein has protein sequence MSDTVAILLGVLLLLLNAFFVGAEFSLLSSRRDRLEALLDHGVSRARTVIKASQEGSLMLTSAQLGITLCSLGLGRLGEPAVAHRLELLIAPFSMPAPVVHALGFTIALAIVVVLHVLIGEMVPKNLALADPERLALWLVPALVAFVKLARPLIALFNMMANGVLKLLKVEPKEELDTAYTSSELAELLVESRREGLLEQSEHRRLAQTLSSVEHTVADVLVPLDQVTSLPGDPTLGDVEHAVSSTGFSRFPVRAESGELLGYLHVKDVLDQAGAEPSTPVAAARVRRLPTVPVAARLDQALTSLRRARSHLATAVDADGTPQGVVALEDLVEEYVGTVRDGTHVNA, from the coding sequence ATGAGCGACACCGTGGCGATTCTGCTGGGCGTACTTCTGTTGCTGCTCAACGCCTTCTTCGTGGGTGCGGAGTTCTCGTTGCTGTCCTCCCGCCGGGACCGGCTGGAGGCGTTGCTCGACCACGGCGTCAGCCGGGCGCGCACCGTGATCAAGGCGAGCCAGGAGGGCTCGCTGATGCTCACCAGCGCTCAGCTGGGCATCACGCTGTGCTCGCTGGGCCTGGGGCGGCTGGGCGAGCCCGCCGTCGCGCACCGGCTGGAGCTGCTCATCGCGCCGTTCTCGATGCCCGCCCCGGTGGTGCACGCGCTCGGCTTCACGATCGCGCTGGCGATCGTGGTGGTGCTGCACGTGCTGATCGGCGAGATGGTGCCGAAGAACCTGGCGCTGGCCGATCCGGAACGCCTCGCGTTGTGGCTGGTACCCGCGCTGGTCGCGTTCGTGAAGCTGGCGCGGCCGCTGATCGCGCTGTTCAACATGATGGCCAACGGCGTGCTCAAGCTGCTGAAGGTGGAGCCGAAGGAGGAGCTGGACACCGCCTACACGTCCTCCGAGCTGGCCGAGCTGCTGGTGGAGTCGCGCCGGGAGGGTCTGCTGGAGCAGTCCGAGCACCGCAGGCTGGCGCAGACGCTGTCCTCGGTGGAGCACACCGTCGCCGACGTGCTGGTGCCGCTGGACCAGGTCACCAGCCTGCCGGGCGATCCGACGCTGGGCGATGTGGAGCACGCGGTGTCCAGCACCGGGTTCTCCCGCTTCCCGGTGCGCGCGGAGTCCGGTGAGCTGCTCGGCTACCTGCACGTGAAGGACGTGCTGGACCAGGCGGGCGCCGAACCGTCCACTCCGGTGGCCGCGGCCAGGGTCCGCAGGCTGCCCACGGTGCCGGTGGCGGCCCGGCTGGATCAGGCGCTGACCTCGTTGCGGCGGGCGCGCAGCCACCTGGCCACCGCGGTCGACGCGGACGGGACACCGCAGGGCGTCGTCGCCTTGGAGGACCTCGTGGAGGAGTACGTGGGCACCGTCCGCGACGGCACGCACGTGAACGCCTGA
- a CDS encoding HesB/YadR/YfhF-family protein: protein MLTISESAAEVIKVVLAGGDSPEGSGLRIAPVADEAGQAELQAAIASEPQGDDQVVEESGARVFLEPQAAELLGDKVLDAERDDNGELNLAVRD, encoded by the coding sequence ATGCTCACGATCAGCGAGAGCGCAGCTGAGGTCATCAAGGTCGTTCTGGCCGGCGGTGACTCGCCCGAGGGTTCGGGGCTGCGCATCGCCCCGGTCGCCGACGAGGCCGGTCAGGCCGAGTTGCAGGCGGCGATCGCCAGCGAGCCGCAGGGAGACGACCAGGTGGTGGAGGAGTCCGGTGCTCGGGTCTTCCTCGAGCCTCAGGCCGCAGAGCTGCTGGGCGACAAGGTGCTCGACGCCGAGCGCGACGACAACGGCGAGCTGAACCTGGCCGTCCGGGACTGA
- a CDS encoding hemolysin family protein produces the protein MAIVLSVLGILFVVVLTLGTALAVAAEFSLTSLERSTVDAHVTQVGDRRAKAVQRAHRTLSFQLSGAQVAITLTTLITGYVAEPLIGELLRPVFLATGMPNAVAGPISLAVAILLATTLSMVFGEMVPKNLAIARPLPTARAVSGYHSRFSQIFRWLIDSMNNSANWAVRRLGIEPQEELRSARSPDELGSIVRSSAEHGTLDESTAALMDRSLRFGDRSADELMTPRVKVASLPSDATILDLLAVARRTGFSRFPVHDGDLDNVQGVVHVKQAFGVPGDQRDTTPVGSLARPVPTVPETLDGDSLLNRLRGSGLQLALVVDEYGGTAGIVSLEDVVEEIIGDVRDEHDRRETAAVRPLAKDTWIVSGLLRADEIEEATGFEMPEGEYETVAGLVMARLGRIPSRGDHVEVGRWRLTVASMDRHRIAELRLSRLRHSQPNTAADDTGISGGTR, from the coding sequence ATGGCCATCGTGCTCTCCGTCCTCGGAATCCTGTTCGTCGTGGTGCTCACCTTGGGTACCGCGCTCGCAGTGGCCGCGGAATTCTCCCTGACCTCACTGGAACGCAGCACGGTCGACGCGCATGTCACCCAGGTCGGTGACCGGCGGGCCAAGGCCGTCCAGCGCGCGCACCGCACGCTGTCGTTCCAGCTCTCCGGCGCCCAGGTCGCCATCACGCTGACGACGTTGATCACCGGTTACGTGGCAGAGCCGCTGATCGGTGAACTGCTGCGACCGGTCTTCCTGGCCACCGGCATGCCCAACGCGGTGGCCGGACCGATTTCGCTGGCGGTGGCGATCCTGCTGGCCACCACCCTGTCGATGGTGTTCGGCGAGATGGTGCCGAAGAACCTGGCCATCGCCCGCCCGCTGCCGACAGCCCGCGCGGTCTCCGGCTACCACTCCCGCTTCTCGCAGATCTTCCGCTGGCTCATCGACAGCATGAACAACAGCGCGAACTGGGCCGTGCGACGACTCGGCATCGAACCGCAGGAGGAACTGCGGTCGGCCCGGTCACCCGACGAACTCGGATCGATCGTGCGGTCCAGCGCCGAGCACGGAACGCTCGACGAGTCCACCGCAGCACTGATGGACCGGTCGCTGCGCTTCGGCGACCGCTCCGCCGACGAGCTCATGACCCCGCGCGTCAAGGTGGCGTCGCTACCCTCGGACGCCACGATCCTGGACCTGCTGGCGGTGGCGCGGCGCACCGGTTTCTCCCGGTTCCCCGTGCACGACGGCGACCTGGACAACGTGCAGGGCGTGGTGCACGTCAAGCAGGCCTTCGGCGTTCCCGGCGACCAGCGCGACACCACCCCGGTGGGCTCGCTGGCCCGCCCGGTGCCGACCGTGCCGGAAACGCTCGACGGGGACTCGCTGCTGAACAGGTTGCGCGGCTCCGGCCTGCAGCTGGCGCTGGTCGTCGACGAGTACGGCGGCACCGCGGGCATCGTGAGCCTGGAGGACGTGGTCGAGGAGATCATCGGCGACGTGCGCGACGAGCACGACCGGCGGGAGACCGCGGCGGTGCGCCCGCTGGCCAAGGACACCTGGATCGTGTCCGGCCTGTTGCGCGCCGACGAGATCGAGGAGGCCACCGGGTTCGAGATGCCCGAGGGCGAATACGAGACCGTCGCCGGACTGGTGATGGCCCGGTTGGGCCGCATCCCGTCCCGTGGTGATCACGTGGAGGTCGGGCGGTGGCGGCTCACCGTCGCGAGCATGGACCGCCACCGCATCGCCGAGCTGCGGCTGAGCCGGCTGCGGCACTCGCAGCCGAACACCGCCGCCGATGACACCGGCATCTCTGGGGGCACCCGATGA
- the gcvP gene encoding aminomethyl-transferring glycine dehydrogenase has translation MTTEDRIPLAALEHGTPFADRHVGPLPAELARMLDVIGVGSLEELGQAAVPEGIRERDLQLALPEPATEAEALKQLRDLARLNSPHTEMIGLGYYPTITPPVILRNVLESPAWYTAYTPYQPEISQGRLEALLNFQTMVADLTGVPVANSSMLDEATAAAEGMTLVRRAGRAKSPRFVVDADVMPQTLEVLRTRAEPLGIEVIVTDLSAGPDGLPEDDFFGVLLAYPGASGALRDHEAIIERVHERGGMAVVSADLLALTLVRAPGEIGADVVVGTTQRFGVPMGFGGPHAGYMAVRKGIERQLPGRLVGVSVDADGSQAYRLALQTREQHIRREKATSNICTAQVLLAVVASMYGVYHGPSGLRAIARRAHRMAAVLAEALRRGGVRIEHAEFFDTIVARVPGRAAEVVRAARERGINLRHIDDDLVGISCDETTTRETLLRVVEAFGITDGSVAGIDALDAETADALPGASLRTSEYMTHPVFHTHRSETSLLRYLRRLSDSDVALDRSMIPLGSCTMKLNATAEMEPITWPEFAEVHPFAPAQDATGLLEIVRDLERWLAEITGYDAVSLQPNSGSQGEFAGLLAIRAYHHNRGESARDVCLIPASAHGTNAASAVMAGLRVVVVRCDDKGNIELDHLREVVDQHRDDLAAIMITYPSTHGVYEDTVEQVCGLVHDAGGQVYVDGANLNALIGLARMGKFGSDVSHLNLHKTFCIPHGGGGPGVGPIGVREHLAPFLPNHPLQPAAGPETGVGPISAAPWGSASILPISWAYVRMMGSDGLRRATLTAVAAANYVARRLDEYFPVLYTGTGGFVAHECILDLRPITKASGVTVDDVAKRLADYGLHAPTMSFPVAGTLMVEPTESENLAELDRFCAAMIAIKGEIDKVASGQWPADDNPLGQAPHTAASLAGPWEHAYSRAEAAYPLGTDTQKVWPAVRRIDGARGDRNLVCSCPPLSAYES, from the coding sequence ATGACGACCGAAGACCGTATCCCGCTGGCCGCCCTGGAACACGGCACTCCGTTCGCCGACCGCCATGTCGGGCCGTTGCCCGCCGAACTGGCGCGCATGCTGGACGTGATCGGTGTCGGCTCCCTGGAGGAACTGGGGCAGGCCGCGGTGCCCGAAGGCATCCGCGAACGCGACCTGCAGTTGGCGCTGCCGGAGCCGGCCACCGAGGCCGAGGCGCTCAAGCAGCTCCGGGACTTGGCGCGGCTCAACAGCCCGCACACCGAGATGATCGGGCTGGGGTACTACCCGACGATCACGCCGCCGGTGATCCTGCGCAACGTGCTGGAGAGCCCCGCCTGGTACACGGCGTACACGCCGTACCAGCCGGAGATCTCGCAGGGCAGGCTCGAGGCGCTGCTGAACTTCCAGACGATGGTCGCCGACCTCACCGGGGTGCCGGTGGCGAACTCGTCGATGCTGGACGAGGCCACCGCGGCCGCCGAGGGCATGACGCTGGTTCGCCGGGCCGGCCGGGCGAAGTCGCCGCGGTTCGTGGTGGACGCCGACGTCATGCCGCAGACCCTGGAGGTGCTGCGGACCCGCGCCGAGCCGCTGGGCATCGAAGTGATCGTCACCGACCTCTCCGCAGGCCCGGACGGGTTGCCGGAGGACGACTTTTTCGGCGTGCTGCTGGCCTACCCCGGCGCCTCCGGTGCCCTGCGCGATCACGAGGCGATCATCGAGCGCGTGCACGAGCGCGGCGGGATGGCCGTGGTGAGCGCGGACCTGCTGGCGTTGACGCTGGTGCGCGCTCCCGGTGAGATCGGCGCCGACGTGGTGGTCGGCACGACCCAGCGCTTCGGCGTGCCGATGGGCTTCGGCGGCCCGCACGCCGGGTACATGGCGGTGCGCAAGGGCATCGAGCGACAGCTGCCCGGCAGGCTGGTCGGGGTGAGCGTCGACGCCGACGGCTCTCAGGCCTACCGGCTCGCGCTGCAAACCCGCGAACAGCACATCCGCCGGGAGAAGGCGACGAGCAACATCTGCACCGCGCAGGTGCTGCTGGCGGTCGTCGCGTCGATGTACGGCGTCTACCACGGGCCGAGCGGGCTGCGGGCGATCGCGCGCCGGGCGCACCGGATGGCCGCGGTGCTGGCCGAGGCGCTGCGCCGGGGCGGTGTGCGGATCGAGCACGCGGAGTTCTTCGACACGATCGTCGCGCGGGTTCCGGGCCGCGCCGCCGAGGTCGTGCGGGCGGCCCGCGAGCGTGGCATCAATCTGCGGCACATCGACGACGACCTCGTCGGCATCAGCTGTGACGAGACCACCACCAGGGAGACGCTGCTGCGGGTGGTCGAGGCGTTCGGGATCACCGACGGATCGGTCGCGGGCATCGACGCGCTCGACGCGGAGACCGCGGACGCGCTGCCCGGTGCCTCGTTGCGCACGTCGGAGTACATGACGCACCCGGTGTTCCACACGCACCGCTCGGAGACCTCGCTGCTGCGCTACCTGCGCCGCCTGTCGGACTCCGATGTGGCGCTGGACCGGAGCATGATCCCGCTGGGCTCCTGCACGATGAAGCTGAACGCGACGGCCGAGATGGAGCCGATCACCTGGCCCGAGTTCGCCGAGGTGCACCCGTTCGCACCCGCGCAGGACGCGACGGGGCTGCTGGAGATCGTGCGCGACCTGGAGCGCTGGCTCGCGGAGATCACCGGGTACGACGCGGTGAGCCTGCAGCCGAACTCGGGCAGTCAGGGCGAGTTCGCGGGGCTGCTGGCGATCCGCGCCTACCACCACAACCGTGGTGAGTCGGCGCGTGACGTGTGCCTGATCCCGGCGAGCGCGCACGGCACGAACGCCGCCAGCGCGGTGATGGCGGGGCTGCGGGTGGTCGTGGTGCGCTGCGACGACAAGGGCAACATCGAGCTGGACCACCTGCGCGAAGTCGTCGACCAGCACCGCGACGACCTGGCCGCGATCATGATCACCTACCCGTCGACGCACGGCGTGTACGAGGACACCGTGGAGCAGGTGTGCGGCCTGGTGCACGACGCGGGCGGTCAGGTCTACGTCGACGGGGCGAACCTCAACGCGCTCATCGGCCTGGCGCGGATGGGCAAGTTCGGGTCCGACGTCTCGCACCTGAACCTGCACAAGACGTTCTGCATCCCGCACGGCGGCGGCGGTCCGGGCGTCGGCCCGATCGGCGTGCGCGAGCACCTGGCGCCGTTCCTGCCGAACCACCCGTTGCAGCCCGCGGCCGGTCCGGAGACCGGTGTGGGGCCGATCAGCGCGGCACCGTGGGGCAGCGCGTCGATCTTGCCGATCTCCTGGGCGTACGTCCGCATGATGGGATCCGACGGGCTGCGGCGGGCGACGCTGACCGCCGTCGCGGCGGCGAACTACGTGGCGCGGCGGCTCGACGAGTACTTCCCCGTGCTCTACACGGGCACCGGCGGGTTCGTCGCGCACGAGTGCATCCTGGATCTGCGGCCGATCACCAAGGCCTCCGGCGTGACGGTGGACGACGTGGCGAAGCGGCTCGCCGACTACGGCCTGCACGCGCCCACGATGTCGTTCCCGGTGGCGGGCACGTTGATGGTCGAGCCGACCGAGAGCGAGAACCTCGCCGAGCTGGACCGGTTCTGCGCGGCGATGATCGCGATCAAGGGCGAGATCGACAAGGTGGCGAGCGGCCAGTGGCCCGCGGACGACAACCCGCTGGGCCAGGCGCCGCACACCGCCGCGTCGCTCGCCGGGCCGTGGGAGCACGCTTACAGTCGAGCGGAGGCCGCCTACCCGCTGGGTACCGACACGCAGAAGGTGTGGCCCGCGGTGCGCCGGATCGACGGCGCACGGGGCGATCGGAACCTGGTGTGCTCGTGCCCTCCGCTTTCGGCGTACGAGAGCTGA
- a CDS encoding MerR family transcriptional regulator codes for MVERAPGEESAAEQSAPFPDTALPDELVGYRGPAACQIAGITYRQLDYWARTKLVGPSIRGAAGSGSQRLYSFKDILVLKVVKRLLDTGVSLHNIRVAVEHLRHRGVRDLAKITLFSDGTTVYECTSAEEVVDLLQGGQGVFGIAVSGAMREITGTIHEFPAERADGGEHEEPVNDELSRRRRDRRTG; via the coding sequence GTGGTGGAGCGAGCACCTGGCGAGGAATCCGCCGCGGAGCAGTCGGCACCGTTCCCCGACACCGCGCTACCGGACGAGCTCGTCGGTTACCGCGGCCCCGCGGCGTGCCAGATCGCCGGCATCACCTACCGGCAGCTGGACTACTGGGCGCGCACCAAGCTGGTCGGCCCGTCGATCCGCGGTGCCGCGGGATCCGGGTCGCAGCGGCTGTACTCGTTCAAGGACATCCTGGTGCTCAAGGTCGTCAAGCGGCTGCTGGACACCGGAGTCTCGCTGCACAACATCCGGGTCGCGGTGGAGCACCTGCGGCATCGCGGGGTGCGGGATCTGGCCAAGATCACGCTGTTCAGCGATGGAACGACCGTCTACGAGTGCACTTCTGCGGAGGAAGTGGTGGACCTGCTGCAAGGCGGGCAGGGCGTGTTCGGCATCGCGGTCAGCGGTGCGATGCGCGAGATCACCGGCACCATCCACGAGTTCCCCGCCGAACGTGCCGATGGCGGTGAGCACGAGGAGCCGGTGAACGACGAGCTGTCCCGCCGTCGCCGGGATCGCCGGACCGGCTGA
- a CDS encoding mycofactocin-coupled SDR family oxidoreductase yields MADRMAGKVAFITGAARGQGRGHALRLAAEGADIIAVDRCADVDSVAPIYSMATEDDLAETVRGVEQLGRRIVARVADVRDFDALQAAFDAGVAELGRADIVIANAGIVTFAPTWEFTAEQWREMIDINLTGVFHTAKAAIPTLIEQGDGGCLLFTSSIGGSKGLQNTGHYVAAKHGVVGLMRTLANELAPHSIRVNTIHPTNVQTAMIQHRGFYEVFSEPGAEPTFENAVPGMRALNALPTPAVEVSDVSNAVAFLASDEARFVTGATFPVDAGALIK; encoded by the coding sequence ATGGCCGATCGGATGGCCGGCAAGGTCGCTTTCATCACCGGTGCGGCACGCGGTCAGGGACGCGGCCACGCGTTGCGCCTCGCTGCCGAGGGCGCCGACATCATCGCCGTCGACCGGTGCGCCGACGTCGACTCGGTCGCTCCGATCTACTCCATGGCCACCGAGGACGATCTGGCCGAAACCGTGCGCGGCGTCGAACAGCTCGGCCGGCGGATCGTCGCGCGCGTCGCCGACGTCCGGGACTTCGACGCCCTGCAGGCGGCGTTCGACGCGGGCGTGGCGGAGCTCGGCCGGGCCGACATCGTCATCGCCAACGCGGGCATCGTCACCTTCGCCCCCACCTGGGAGTTCACCGCCGAGCAGTGGCGGGAGATGATCGACATCAATCTGACCGGGGTGTTCCACACCGCGAAAGCCGCCATCCCGACGTTGATCGAACAGGGCGACGGCGGGTGCCTGCTGTTCACCTCGTCCATCGGCGGGTCGAAGGGGCTGCAGAACACCGGGCACTACGTCGCCGCCAAGCACGGCGTGGTCGGCCTGATGCGCACCCTCGCCAACGAACTCGCCCCGCACAGCATCCGGGTGAACACGATCCACCCGACGAACGTGCAGACGGCGATGATCCAGCACCGGGGGTTCTACGAGGTGTTCAGCGAGCCGGGAGCGGAGCCGACGTTCGAGAACGCGGTACCGGGGATGCGCGCGCTCAACGCGCTGCCCACTCCGGCGGTCGAGGTGTCCGACGTCAGCAACGCGGTCGCGTTCCTCGCCAGCGACGAGGCGCGGTTCGTGACCGGTGCGACCTTCCCCGTCGACGCGGGCGCCTTGATCAAATGA
- a CDS encoding 3-methyladenine DNA glycosylase: MRVLGEQEWRARRAAHQERVEHWTVPHRRRQRAGEKHPVMDFLFTYYSHKPSLLERWHPGIGVALAGGDEFLERRGYLATPDGVALDPAMLTAKRRDTARFVHGLLTAVRSRRPHLGCFGLHEWAMLYRTSPGDVRHEAWPLRLGHAGTDEVVESMPIKCSHHDAFRFFTEPARPLNALQPTRAEQTALEQPGCLHNNMDMFKWAYKLDPLVPAELVADCFELAVEIREADMRASPYDLSALGYEPIAVETAEGRAEYVRRQRDFAERAAPLRARLIQVCADLLALEPAS, encoded by the coding sequence ATGCGAGTGCTGGGCGAACAGGAATGGCGTGCCCGCCGAGCCGCGCACCAGGAGCGGGTCGAGCACTGGACCGTTCCGCATCGGCGCAGGCAGCGCGCCGGGGAGAAGCACCCGGTGATGGACTTCCTGTTCACCTACTACTCGCACAAGCCGTCGCTGCTGGAACGCTGGCATCCGGGCATCGGAGTCGCGCTGGCCGGCGGCGACGAGTTCCTCGAGCGACGCGGCTACCTCGCCACCCCGGACGGTGTGGCCCTCGACCCCGCGATGCTCACCGCCAAGCGCCGCGACACGGCGCGCTTCGTGCACGGACTGCTCACCGCGGTGCGGTCCCGGCGGCCGCACCTGGGCTGTTTCGGACTGCACGAGTGGGCGATGCTCTACCGCACCTCCCCCGGCGACGTCCGCCACGAGGCGTGGCCGCTTCGCCTCGGGCACGCGGGCACCGATGAGGTCGTCGAGTCGATGCCGATCAAGTGCAGCCACCACGACGCGTTCCGCTTCTTCACCGAACCGGCCCGGCCGCTCAACGCGCTGCAACCCACCCGCGCCGAGCAGACCGCACTGGAACAGCCCGGCTGCCTGCACAACAACATGGACATGTTCAAGTGGGCCTACAAGCTCGATCCGCTGGTGCCCGCCGAGCTCGTCGCCGACTGCTTCGAACTCGCGGTGGAGATCCGGGAAGCGGACATGCGCGCCAGTCCCTACGACCTCAGCGCCCTCGGCTACGAGCCGATCGCGGTGGAGACCGCCGAAGGCCGCGCCGAATACGTGCGCAGGCAACGTGACTTCGCCGAACGGGCCGCTCCGCTGCGCGCCCGCCTGATCCAGGTGTGCGCGGACCTGCTCGCCCTGGAACCGGCTTCCTGA
- a CDS encoding AMP-binding protein: MTINQGFIPAKWAALTPHAQAVYDVPNERRVSWAELDERVRRLANGLLGFGLSPGDRVAVLARNRVEYLELYFACGRAGLVLQPLNWRLSADELIRLVQDGTPRVVVAEAEWSAQVRLLQRACDVPHWLEFAAGYEELLAASSDAEPDRSEHIGGDDPFFILYTGGTTGRAKGALHTHRSAEAGGLNQTVAERIVPGDIYLMTGQMFHIPIVLAMNYLRHGCPLVLVNFQAEQALRIIEQERVSAFLGITTMLNWMMAVPGFAGHDLSSLRNIQYGGGPMPSSIVRAALDSFPCSLIQGYGQTEGPGMTFLSQEDHVAALAGDHPHRLRSCGREGFGARLRVVDSGGAEVPRDGRTPGQIIVRSEANMARYWNRPELTASTVRNGWMWTGDIAAWDEQRYVYIVDRAKDMIVSGGENIYSVQVEEAVAAHPSVLECAVIGVPDEEWGENVKAVVVLKPGAAATEADIIGTAKRHLPSYQKPRSVDFVASLPKAPTGKVIKRELRDPYWADQERSI, from the coding sequence GTGACGATCAACCAGGGGTTCATCCCGGCCAAGTGGGCAGCCTTGACACCGCATGCGCAAGCCGTCTACGACGTGCCCAACGAGCGCCGGGTGAGCTGGGCGGAACTCGATGAGCGGGTGCGCAGGCTCGCCAACGGCCTGCTCGGGTTCGGGCTGAGCCCCGGCGATCGGGTGGCGGTGCTGGCGCGCAACCGCGTGGAGTACTTGGAGCTGTACTTCGCCTGCGGGCGGGCCGGGCTGGTGCTGCAACCGCTGAACTGGCGGCTGTCGGCCGATGAGCTCATCCGGCTCGTGCAGGACGGGACGCCTCGCGTGGTGGTGGCCGAAGCCGAGTGGTCGGCGCAGGTCCGGCTGCTGCAACGGGCTTGCGACGTGCCGCACTGGCTGGAGTTCGCAGCCGGATACGAGGAGCTGCTCGCCGCGTCCAGCGACGCCGAACCGGACCGCAGCGAGCACATCGGCGGCGACGACCCGTTCTTCATCCTCTACACCGGAGGCACCACGGGACGCGCCAAAGGCGCCCTGCACACGCACCGCAGCGCGGAGGCGGGCGGGCTCAACCAGACCGTGGCGGAACGCATCGTGCCCGGCGACATCTACCTGATGACCGGGCAGATGTTCCACATCCCGATCGTGCTCGCGATGAACTACCTCCGGCACGGGTGCCCGCTGGTGCTGGTGAACTTCCAGGCCGAGCAGGCGTTGCGGATCATCGAGCAGGAGCGGGTGTCGGCGTTCCTGGGCATCACCACGATGCTGAACTGGATGATGGCCGTACCCGGTTTCGCCGGTCACGACCTGTCCAGCCTGCGCAACATCCAGTACGGCGGCGGCCCGATGCCCTCGTCGATCGTGCGCGCCGCCCTGGATTCGTTCCCGTGCTCGCTGATCCAGGGATACGGCCAGACGGAAGGGCCGGGCATGACGTTCCTGTCCCAGGAGGATCACGTCGCGGCGCTCGCGGGCGACCATCCGCACCGGTTGCGTTCCTGCGGGCGGGAGGGTTTCGGCGCGCGGCTGCGCGTGGTCGACTCCGGCGGGGCCGAGGTGCCGCGCGACGGGCGCACCCCTGGCCAGATCATCGTGCGCTCGGAGGCGAACATGGCTCGGTACTGGAACCGGCCGGAGTTGACCGCGAGCACCGTCCGCAACGGCTGGATGTGGACCGGCGACATCGCGGCCTGGGACGAGCAGCGCTACGTCTACATCGTCGACCGGGCCAAGGACATGATCGTCTCCGGCGGCGAGAACATCTACAGCGTGCAGGTCGAAGAGGCCGTCGCCGCCCACCCGTCGGTGCTGGAGTGCGCGGTGATCGGCGTGCCCGACGAGGAGTGGGGCGAGAACGTCAAGGCCGTCGTCGTGCTCAAACCCGGCGCCGCGGCCACCGAGGCGGACATCATCGGCACCGCCAAGCGGCACCTGCCCTCCTACCAGAAGCCGAGGTCGGTGGATTTCGTCGCGAGCCTGCCCAAGGCGCCGACCGGCAAAGTGATCAAGCGTGAGCTGCGCGACCCCTACTGGGCTGATCAGGAGCGGTCGATATGA
- a CDS encoding MaoC family dehydratase, producing the protein MNALRPGDVLPEYRVGPISAEKMKTMSALMRDANPIHFDVAAVRGLGLGDRVINQGPLNQAYVVNLLSRWAGGAHRVRELRLRHLGAVHAGDRLRAHGTVTEVSEQDGERLAHCEVGLDVLGGDPVLSGTATVHIGR; encoded by the coding sequence GTGAACGCGCTGCGGCCCGGCGACGTGCTGCCGGAATACCGGGTCGGCCCGATCAGCGCCGAGAAGATGAAGACCATGTCGGCGCTGATGCGGGACGCGAACCCGATCCACTTCGACGTCGCCGCGGTGCGCGGGCTGGGGCTCGGCGATCGGGTGATCAACCAAGGGCCGCTCAACCAGGCTTACGTGGTGAACCTGCTCAGCCGGTGGGCCGGTGGCGCGCACCGGGTCCGGGAGCTGCGGCTGCGCCATCTCGGCGCGGTGCACGCAGGGGATCGCCTGCGTGCGCACGGCACTGTGACGGAAGTGTCCGAACAGGACGGTGAACGCCTGGCCCACTGCGAGGTCGGACTCGACGTGCTCGGCGGCGATCCGGTGCTCTCGGGCACCGCGACCGTCCATATCGGAAGGTGA